One Deltaproteobacteria bacterium genomic region harbors:
- the ppk1 gene encoding polyphosphate kinase 1 — MALESSNQDIEQDDLTSDSPKAVLALDNPDNYFNRETSLLDFNERVLIQAHDKRIPLLERLFFLTISSANLDEFFEIRVAGLKQQIALGVSNPRPDKASPTEALNLVSAKAHKLVTAQYRCLNDEIIPDLKAAGVRLHDVDNAPPALQAWARDYFLSNVLPVLTPVGLDPAHPFPRVQNKSLNFIVELDGTDAFGRSNPYALVQAPRALPRLIEVPRTVVQESKGRDFILLTGVMKTNIADLFEGMTVVRCHPFRVTRNSDLWINEDEADDLLSAVAGELSNRHYGDAVRLEVGIDSTPEINDFLLQHFDLTKLDLYKADGPVNLNRLEQLRDLVDDPALRYPSFVPACPLNLAEHSIFEATRAEDILLHHPYQAFSPVLEFLRQSARDTNVLAIKMTLYRTQPDSELVVTLLEAARSGKEVTVVIELRARFDEATNIDLATKLQDAGVNVSYGVVGYKTHAKILLVVRREGTDLKRYGHLGTGNYHPGTARAYTDIGLLTDDPVLCEDIHKVFLQLTGLGQAASLERLLSSPFTLNRRLAEMIQFESNEAKAGRPGRIIVKANSLSEPAMIRNLYRASQDGVKIDLIIRGICCLRPGVPGLSENITVISIIGRFLEHSRVFYFYAAGEEKLYCSSADWMSRNLYRRVEVAFPLENPNHRQRILEEALHKPLKDNSEAWVLQPDGTYIQRSPNGQRENRSQIELLHELSELGPSE, encoded by the coding sequence ATGGCGTTGGAATCAAGCAATCAAGATATCGAGCAGGATGATCTGACTTCCGATTCGCCCAAAGCCGTCCTCGCACTAGATAATCCCGACAATTACTTCAACCGCGAGACAAGTCTACTGGACTTCAACGAACGCGTTCTCATTCAAGCCCACGACAAGCGTATCCCGCTACTTGAACGGTTGTTCTTCTTGACCATCAGTTCGGCTAATCTCGACGAATTTTTTGAGATTCGGGTCGCCGGACTTAAACAACAGATAGCACTGGGAGTATCGAACCCCCGCCCAGACAAGGCATCTCCCACAGAAGCCTTAAATCTCGTCAGCGCAAAAGCCCACAAACTCGTCACAGCACAATACCGTTGTCTTAACGATGAAATTATTCCCGACCTCAAGGCCGCCGGGGTTCGCTTGCACGACGTTGATAATGCGCCCCCCGCTTTACAAGCATGGGCACGAGATTACTTTCTATCTAATGTGTTGCCAGTACTTACTCCTGTAGGCCTCGATCCCGCTCACCCATTCCCACGTGTCCAGAATAAGAGCCTAAACTTTATCGTGGAGCTCGATGGGACCGACGCATTTGGCCGCAGCAACCCTTATGCACTGGTACAAGCCCCTCGTGCTTTGCCGCGCCTTATTGAAGTTCCAAGAACGGTGGTCCAAGAATCTAAAGGCCGAGACTTCATTCTCCTAACCGGTGTAATGAAGACAAATATCGCTGACCTATTCGAGGGCATGACCGTGGTGCGATGCCATCCATTTCGCGTCACCCGAAATTCAGACCTCTGGATTAATGAAGATGAGGCAGACGACCTATTGAGCGCAGTCGCCGGTGAGCTATCCAATCGGCACTATGGAGATGCCGTGCGGCTTGAAGTCGGCATCGATTCAACACCAGAGATTAACGACTTTCTACTGCAGCATTTTGACCTGACGAAACTCGACCTCTACAAAGCCGATGGACCAGTGAACCTGAATAGGCTCGAACAGTTGCGAGACTTAGTGGATGATCCAGCCCTACGGTACCCGTCCTTTGTTCCAGCCTGCCCGTTGAACCTAGCCGAGCACTCTATCTTCGAGGCAACCAGAGCTGAAGATATACTCTTACACCACCCTTACCAGGCATTCTCACCGGTACTCGAGTTCTTAAGACAATCGGCTCGCGATACGAATGTGTTAGCAATCAAAATGACGCTCTATCGAACCCAGCCAGACTCAGAACTCGTGGTGACACTGCTCGAGGCAGCCCGTTCTGGTAAAGAAGTCACGGTAGTCATTGAGCTTCGCGCTCGATTCGACGAAGCCACCAACATCGACTTGGCGACCAAGCTTCAAGACGCTGGTGTAAACGTTTCATACGGAGTTGTCGGATATAAAACACACGCAAAAATATTATTGGTTGTGCGTCGAGAAGGCACCGATTTAAAGCGATATGGTCACCTTGGTACCGGCAATTATCACCCAGGAACCGCCAGAGCTTATACAGATATCGGGCTGCTCACGGATGACCCGGTTCTATGTGAAGATATTCACAAAGTATTTCTTCAGCTCACAGGCCTTGGCCAAGCGGCAAGTTTAGAGCGATTGCTCTCTTCACCCTTCACCCTCAACCGCCGCCTCGCCGAAATGATTCAATTCGAGTCCAACGAAGCCAAAGCCGGGAGACCCGGAAGAATCATTGTTAAGGCCAACTCTCTTTCCGAACCAGCAATGATTCGCAATCTTTATAGAGCCAGCCAAGACGGCGTCAAAATTGATCTCATCATCAGAGGAATATGTTGCCTAAGGCCAGGCGTGCCCGGTCTTTCCGAAAACATTACCGTTATCTCCATTATAGGACGCTTTTTGGAGCACTCTCGGGTCTTTTATTTTTACGCAGCCGGTGAAGAGAAGCTTTACTGCTCGAGTGCAGACTGGATGAGCCGAAACCTTTATCGACGGGTAGAAGTAGCATTCCCCCTGGAAAACCCCAATCATCGCCAACGCATTCTCGAGGAAGCTCTTCATAAACCATTAAAAGATAACTCAGAGGCCTGGGTCCTGCAGCCCGATGGGACCTATATTCAGCGCTCTCCAAACGGTCAGCGAGAAAATCGCTCACAGATTGAGCTGCTTCATGAACTCAGCGAGCTTGGTCCCAGCGAATAA
- a CDS encoding SGNH/GDSL hydrolase family protein — translation MSYNWVDVLGNRLANAELHFINAGINSSVAWQLNQRLDEILACKPDVAIVLIGTNDVMGSFHLGDGLSYKRKGKLASVPTQRGYRLELTKLLRGLQAVKHVAVCTLPPLGENPDSQINQLVQSFNADIRQIVAQENRTLIPLNEKLSTHLTNSVQERPQYTPGPINRLVPILRAITDYYISGKTWDESGKQQGLTLLPDHIHLGEFGGEILANLIDLYLQGIIKPR, via the coding sequence GTGAGTTACAATTGGGTGGACGTGCTTGGAAACAGACTCGCGAATGCAGAACTGCATTTTATCAACGCAGGTATCAACAGCAGTGTCGCCTGGCAACTGAATCAAAGGCTCGATGAAATCCTTGCCTGCAAGCCCGATGTTGCGATTGTTCTCATTGGCACCAACGATGTGATGGGCAGTTTCCATCTGGGAGACGGTCTCTCCTACAAGCGAAAAGGCAAGCTTGCGAGTGTACCCACTCAGCGCGGTTACCGCCTGGAGCTGACCAAACTGTTACGAGGCCTTCAAGCGGTTAAGCATGTTGCAGTCTGTACGCTCCCGCCTCTTGGAGAGAACCCTGATTCCCAAATTAACCAACTTGTACAATCCTTCAACGCTGACATCCGCCAAATCGTAGCCCAGGAAAACCGAACGCTTATTCCTCTCAACGAAAAACTCTCCACGCACCTCACAAACTCGGTGCAAGAGCGGCCGCAATACACTCCCGGCCCTATCAACCGGTTGGTCCCGATTCTTAGAGCCATTACCGACTACTACATCAGTGGGAAAACTTGGGATGAGTCTGGGAAGCAACAGGGTCTCACGCTTTTGCCTGATCACATCCACCTTGGAGAATTTGGTGGTGAAATTCTAGCCAATCTAATCGATCTATATCTCCAAGGGATTATCAAACCCCGTTAA
- a CDS encoding DUF4345 family protein: MSERFLTSSFLYLLSFIFTLVALQALLVPSLFVLPVEIHLMSPAGFAEVRAGYSGCFGGLAFMFFRGAKYPEHRQLSLILAALVLGLFSLGRFVSLGVEGVPNDFSIIVHAAELCAFSFSCVLILRIKREI, encoded by the coding sequence TTGTCTGAACGATTTCTCACATCGAGCTTTCTTTATCTCTTAAGTTTTATTTTTACTCTTGTTGCGCTCCAGGCTCTACTGGTCCCGAGCCTTTTTGTGCTACCGGTAGAGATTCACCTAATGAGTCCTGCCGGCTTTGCTGAAGTTAGGGCCGGATACAGTGGGTGTTTTGGCGGCTTGGCTTTTATGTTCTTCAGGGGGGCTAAGTACCCCGAGCATCGACAGTTAAGCTTGATTTTGGCGGCATTGGTACTGGGTCTCTTCTCGTTAGGGCGATTTGTCAGCTTGGGTGTCGAGGGCGTGCCTAACGACTTTTCTATAATCGTACATGCGGCAGAATTGTGTGCTTTTTCTTTTTCTTGTGTTCTCATATTGAGAATAAAACGTGAGATCTAG
- a CDS encoding PhnA domain protein: protein MADLSQIENSVRSRAGEQCELCAGKESLGIYEVGPVVEPSEDRSILLCGVCLSQIEPAADLDANHWYCLQGSIWSEVAAVQVMSWRMLNRLSDEAWAQDLLDQAYLEEPVMNWAREGLPAQADDDDDAVKTFDSNGTLLLEGDTVTLIKDLDVKGTSFVAKRGTTVKNIHLTNNPEHIEGRVNKMSIVLKTCFLKKIA, encoded by the coding sequence ATGGCAGATTTAAGTCAAATTGAAAACTCGGTTCGTAGCCGTGCGGGAGAGCAGTGCGAGCTTTGTGCTGGCAAGGAAAGCCTTGGCATTTATGAAGTCGGCCCGGTGGTAGAGCCATCTGAAGACCGCTCTATACTTCTTTGTGGCGTTTGCCTGAGTCAGATTGAACCAGCGGCAGATTTAGACGCTAATCATTGGTATTGTTTGCAGGGCTCTATTTGGAGTGAGGTTGCAGCCGTTCAAGTGATGAGTTGGCGAATGCTTAATCGGCTCAGCGATGAGGCTTGGGCGCAGGACCTACTTGATCAAGCTTATCTTGAGGAACCTGTTATGAATTGGGCTCGCGAGGGACTGCCCGCACAAGCAGATGACGATGATGATGCAGTGAAGACCTTTGATAGTAATGGGACGCTTCTCTTGGAGGGGGATACGGTCACTCTGATCAAGGACCTTGATGTTAAGGGTACATCGTTCGTGGCCAAGCGAGGAACGACCGTGAAGAATATACATCTCACGAATAACCCTGAGCACATCGAGGGAAGAGTGAATAAGATGAGTATTGTCTTAAAGACTTGTTTTCTAAAGAAAATAGCCTAA